GAAACTGTCAAAGATATGCAACTGGTAGACGATCAAGCATGGGTAAAGGGTGCGATTACACCAATAGTCCGTCAGCCAGTTGGTCATTTGCCTTCAGGTGCAATAGTCATGGGAATTGGCGATGCAGTGATTTTACATGATCCGATCGCCGCACAGGGAGCAAATACCGCTACAAAGATGGCTCATTTAGTCAAGCAACGCATTATTGAACATGGTAATCAACGCTTTGATGAGTCATGGATGCAAAGCGTATTTAATGAATTTTGGAATTACGCTCAATACACCCAAACTTTAACTGATTGCTTCTTGAATCCCCCAGAGCATATGCGAGATATCATGGTCGCAATGGCTCAAAACCTAGAAGTTCTTAAAGATCACTTCAACGGTATGAACCATCCACCTAGTATTGCTGCTTGGTTTGATGCTGAAAGCAGCAAGAAATATTTAGCAGAAAAAAACACCAAGCAGTTATCAGTGGTCAGTTATCAGTGATCAGTTATCAAATAAAATTTTTCACTGTTCCGTATTCCCTGTTAAGAGTTCCCTGCTTCCTAACCAGCCAATTCTGCTGCTGCTTGTCGCATCATTTCTTCTCGTGATACATCTCCAATTTGGCTAGCGATCGACCAATAGTGACCAAAAGGATCGACTAATCTACCATAGCGATCGCCCCAAAACATATCATCTAAAGGCATTGTTTCTGTTGCACCTGCACTGATAGCACGATTAAACCAAGTGTCTGCATTGTCAACTTGTAGGTGAATCGTTACAGGAGAACCATTGAGAGTTGCAGGTGACTCTAAACCATATTCAGGAAATTCATCATTTAAAAAAATCACTGAGTTTCCAATCTCTAACTCCGCAAACATAATTCCATCACCTGTCAAAGAAGGCATACTATATTTCTCCACCGCACCAAAGGCGGCTTTGTAAAATTCAATTGCTGCTTTGGCATCACGGACAGTTAGGTGTGGAGTGATCATGGAAGACTCTACCATTGGTTTATTTTCCTCACGGTTGTACACTTAATTTTTTGAAGTCCCATACCATAAAAAATTTTGCCACCATAGCATCATAAGTATTCAAATTGAAGAAAGTTTTAATTTACAAAGCAAATTGCTATGGTTCCTGTATCTAAACCGAAAGCATCTCCTAGCTACCCACCTGGGCCTAAAGGTGACTTTTTCTTTGGTATTCTTCCCGAATATAGCCGTGATCCACTCGGCTTCATCAGTAAATC
Above is a genomic segment from Fischerella sp. JS2 containing:
- a CDS encoding VOC family protein translates to MVESSMITPHLTVRDAKAAIEFYKAAFGAVEKYSMPSLTGDGIMFAELEIGNSVIFLNDEFPEYGLESPATLNGSPVTIHLQVDNADTWFNRAISAGATETMPLDDMFWGDRYGRLVDPFGHYWSIASQIGDVSREEMMRQAAAELAG